The proteins below come from a single Gimesia alba genomic window:
- a CDS encoding CotH kinase family protein produces MQRSFQTILCYLFAVTAFTAFVHAQPPGPQTQSAPSTFPPGPFQGAPPFSSGSGSERRPGPGGPGAEERKLVDQFDLNQNGQLDKNERTKARQFLKDNPVRRGGPGGFGPPRPDSRRTDTNNRRHRRGPAGPMNHSRSTPRPGKKISPDDVPVINADLYTPFVLRTIFINFENKDWEAELEDFHGTDVEVPATLIVDRKEYPGCGIHFRGMSSYMMVPAGYKRSLNVSLDFTNEEQRLLGAKTLNLLNCNGDDSLLSTVLYSHIARKHMPAPKANLVRVVINGENWGIFTNVQQFNKDFLKENYPSAKGTRWKVSGSPRGGGGLDYRGESPELYGYPYEMKNGDEKSLKKLIEFCRILNQTPASELESALTDKVDMNELLWFLALDNALCNSDGYWIRASDYSIFLDKQDRFHFFPHDMNEAFRFVRGGPGFGPPGGPPGRFRERRAGTGSRGAGPPDGFGPPGPSGGPPRGFPAQPGFDPRHANGKQNEGGQLDPLIGLDDSQKPLRSKILAVPNLRASYLQKIRMIAEDLDWNELGPVVDQYRQLLLKEVKQDTRKLGSYENFLKLTANRIPRSTTGGHGPGGHGAVNLHQFARERREYLLKVTPKE; encoded by the coding sequence ATGCAGCGATCCTTCCAGACAATTCTATGCTATCTATTTGCTGTCACGGCATTTACTGCGTTTGTTCACGCACAGCCACCTGGTCCGCAAACACAGTCCGCTCCCTCAACCTTTCCTCCGGGACCATTTCAGGGAGCGCCCCCCTTCTCCTCTGGTTCCGGTTCGGAAAGACGCCCCGGTCCTGGTGGACCTGGTGCTGAAGAGCGCAAACTGGTTGATCAGTTTGATCTGAATCAGAACGGCCAATTAGACAAAAACGAACGCACGAAAGCACGCCAGTTTCTAAAAGATAATCCGGTTCGTCGAGGGGGCCCCGGCGGTTTTGGACCTCCCCGACCTGACTCTCGAAGAACAGATACAAACAACCGCAGGCACAGGCGTGGCCCAGCCGGTCCGATGAATCACAGCCGCTCCACTCCTCGACCGGGAAAGAAAATTTCGCCGGATGACGTCCCTGTAATCAACGCAGACCTGTATACTCCGTTTGTGTTGCGGACGATCTTCATCAATTTCGAAAACAAGGACTGGGAAGCAGAACTGGAAGACTTCCATGGAACTGATGTCGAAGTTCCCGCCACACTGATTGTTGACAGGAAAGAGTACCCTGGTTGCGGAATTCACTTTCGTGGCATGTCCAGCTATATGATGGTACCTGCGGGCTATAAACGATCGTTGAACGTGTCTCTGGATTTTACCAACGAAGAACAGAGACTGCTGGGAGCGAAAACCCTGAACCTGCTGAACTGTAACGGCGACGACTCTCTGCTGAGTACCGTGCTCTATTCCCATATCGCCCGCAAACATATGCCTGCCCCAAAAGCGAATCTGGTTCGCGTGGTCATCAATGGCGAAAACTGGGGAATTTTTACGAACGTCCAACAGTTCAATAAAGATTTTTTGAAGGAAAACTACCCGTCAGCAAAAGGAACCCGCTGGAAAGTCAGTGGCTCTCCCAGAGGGGGAGGCGGACTCGATTACAGAGGTGAGTCACCTGAATTATATGGGTATCCCTATGAAATGAAGAATGGCGATGAAAAGTCGCTCAAGAAGTTAATCGAATTCTGTCGCATTCTGAATCAGACTCCTGCCAGTGAGCTGGAATCAGCACTGACTGACAAAGTGGACATGAACGAACTTCTCTGGTTCCTAGCCCTCGATAACGCGCTCTGCAACTCTGATGGCTACTGGATCCGTGCCAGCGACTACAGTATTTTTCTTGATAAACAGGACCGTTTTCATTTCTTTCCCCACGACATGAATGAGGCGTTTCGATTCGTCAGAGGAGGTCCAGGCTTTGGTCCGCCTGGTGGTCCACCAGGCAGATTTCGCGAGAGGCGTGCAGGCACGGGTTCTCGGGGAGCAGGACCACCAGATGGCTTTGGCCCTCCGGGTCCATCAGGTGGCCCTCCCCGGGGATTCCCCGCGCAACCCGGATTTGATCCCAGACATGCTAACGGCAAACAAAATGAAGGCGGCCAGCTGGATCCCCTGATCGGTCTGGATGATTCACAAAAGCCGCTCCGCAGCAAGATTCTGGCAGTCCCCAACCTGCGGGCCAGCTATCTGCAAAAGATTCGTATGATCGCTGAAGATCTTGACTGGAACGAACTGGGACCAGTCGTTGACCAGTACCGTCAACTCCTACTCAAGGAAGTCAAGCAGGACACACGCAAACTGGGTTCCTACGAGAATTTCCTCAAATTGACAGCCAATCGAATCCCCAGGTCTACTACCGGCGGTCATGGGCCGGGAGGTCATGGAGCCGTTAATCTTCACCAGTTCGCCAGAGAACGCCGCGAATATTTATTGAAAGTCACTCCCAAAGAATAA
- a CDS encoding sigma-70 family RNA polymerase sigma factor — MLADPEDEKAKLTTEDLIARARAGDETALGQILSAQRSYLRVLARVEVGRHLQGKLDVSDIIQEAFLEAHKSFPNFKGKHEPQLIQWIRSILAHTIANTVRRYFGTQARDPRLEQQLAAEIDQSAISLGGLLVDPGASPSQQVLRVEQTRLVTDALSCLPEDYQSVLILRHLEGLTFPKIAERMGKTVDSVEKLWLRGLTRLKKEFARTASASEVK; from the coding sequence ATGTTAGCCGATCCTGAAGATGAAAAAGCGAAGCTGACCACCGAGGACTTAATTGCCAGAGCCCGCGCAGGTGATGAGACCGCACTGGGCCAGATTCTGTCTGCCCAACGGTCTTACTTGAGAGTGCTGGCACGTGTGGAAGTCGGCCGGCATCTTCAGGGGAAACTGGATGTTTCAGATATTATTCAGGAAGCGTTTCTGGAAGCACATAAAAGTTTTCCGAATTTCAAAGGCAAGCACGAACCGCAATTGATTCAGTGGATTCGTTCGATTCTGGCCCATACGATTGCCAATACGGTTCGTCGCTACTTTGGGACTCAAGCACGCGATCCCCGACTGGAACAACAGTTGGCAGCTGAAATCGATCAATCTGCGATTTCTTTGGGGGGCCTGCTTGTTGATCCCGGGGCTTCTCCCAGTCAACAGGTACTGCGTGTTGAACAGACAAGGCTGGTGACCGATGCGTTATCATGTCTGCCGGAAGATTATCAATCCGTGTTGATTTTACGGCATCTGGAAGGGCTTACGTTCCCTAAGATTGCAGAGCGAATGGGGAAAACGGTGGATTCCGTTGAAAAACTGTGGTTGCGTGGATTAACGCGTCTCAAAAAAGAGTTTGCCAGGACGGCTTCTGCTTCGGAGGTGAAATAG
- a CDS encoding DUF1501 domain-containing protein — MLSVLGTRSSGNDGFSRRNFLQLGAPLLGLGLADLLRVQASAKESVRPKSKKSLIVFWTHGGMSQQDTYDMKPDAPAEYRGMYRPISTSVSDIHVTERFPLQAKVMHHISQVRSVHHENGIHAPSAHWMQTGYFGPTLARNAPQKPSFGSVISRTLGAQSEHMPPYVTIPKSEAFGYQGAVYLGKSYNPFEVGADPNSKNFKIPNLALPDGLTLKSVESRRELLKKFDTLNREVDKSGVIEGLDSFKTQALEMVTGERVRKAFDLSREDDKLRDQYGRHQYGQSALLARRLVEAGSRCVTINTGYWDHHNEIEKGLEEQLSPLDRAIATLIQDLEQRGMLNDVLIFCAGEFGRTPMINGHAGRDHWSNCFTVMFAGGGIAGGRVVGASEKWGGGVVERKTSPMDLLATIYQRLGVPLETHFNDASGRPTSIIDTGHPIRELF; from the coding sequence ATGTTATCGGTTTTAGGAACTCGATCTTCCGGTAATGACGGATTCAGCCGTCGTAATTTTTTACAGTTGGGAGCACCTCTCCTGGGACTGGGGCTTGCCGATTTGTTGAGAGTACAAGCCTCGGCGAAAGAATCGGTCCGTCCCAAGTCAAAAAAATCATTGATTGTGTTCTGGACGCATGGCGGGATGAGTCAACAGGACACCTACGATATGAAGCCGGACGCACCAGCGGAATATCGCGGCATGTATCGCCCCATTTCGACATCCGTTTCTGACATTCACGTGACGGAACGCTTTCCCTTACAGGCGAAAGTCATGCATCATATTTCCCAGGTCAGATCGGTTCATCATGAAAATGGGATTCACGCTCCTTCAGCGCACTGGATGCAAACGGGATACTTTGGTCCCACGCTGGCACGCAATGCACCACAAAAACCATCCTTTGGCTCTGTGATCTCGCGAACGTTAGGAGCACAGTCGGAGCATATGCCCCCTTATGTGACGATTCCCAAGTCCGAAGCCTTTGGTTATCAGGGAGCAGTCTATCTGGGGAAATCCTATAATCCGTTTGAAGTGGGAGCGGATCCGAATTCCAAAAACTTTAAGATCCCGAACCTGGCTCTTCCCGATGGGTTAACCTTAAAAAGCGTCGAGTCACGACGTGAACTGCTGAAAAAATTTGATACGTTGAATCGCGAGGTTGATAAATCCGGAGTGATTGAAGGCCTGGACTCTTTTAAAACGCAAGCATTAGAAATGGTCACCGGGGAACGCGTGCGTAAAGCGTTCGATTTAAGTCGTGAAGACGATAAACTGCGTGATCAATATGGTCGACACCAATATGGTCAAAGTGCGTTATTGGCGAGACGACTTGTCGAAGCAGGCAGTCGTTGTGTGACCATCAATACCGGATACTGGGACCACCATAATGAGATTGAAAAAGGTCTCGAGGAACAGTTATCTCCTTTAGACCGGGCAATTGCTACACTGATTCAGGATCTCGAACAACGTGGCATGCTGAATGATGTTCTGATTTTTTGTGCGGGGGAATTTGGTCGCACACCTATGATCAATGGTCACGCGGGAAGAGATCACTGGTCAAACTGTTTTACGGTAATGTTTGCCGGAGGTGGTATCGCAGGCGGGCGTGTTGTCGGCGCCAGCGAAAAATGGGGTGGTGGCGTTGTGGAACGCAAAACTAGCCCCATGGATTTGCTGGCAACCATCTATCAACGGTTGGGGGTTCCTCTGGAAACGCATTTCAATGATGCCTCCGGTCGCCCCACAAGTATCATCGATACGGGACACCCCATTCGCGAACTGTTTTGA
- a CDS encoding polyphosphate polymerase domain-containing protein, with product MDLNHVVPESDTVRVYQARDRRVELKFILPKALSNSVRNWAKERMDPDPHCQTFPSDSYEIHTLYLDTSSLDIYRKTGVAGLTKHRLRCYGNESNIWVETKRKKNNIVLKKRSTISAEELEFIHQPHSAESLWTGAWFQQRVLQKNLQPTALVHYQRFAQTARHQNRTIRLTIDSQLTGCRSSLWEVPNRAPRWTSLSPEIEILELKFHNVLPPLFKKLLLEFPILSTGFSKYRTVMAASECIASQPASL from the coding sequence TTGGACTTGAATCATGTCGTGCCGGAATCTGACACCGTTCGTGTTTATCAGGCCAGGGATCGTCGCGTAGAACTCAAATTCATTCTTCCCAAAGCATTAAGCAACTCTGTTCGCAACTGGGCAAAAGAGCGGATGGATCCCGACCCGCATTGTCAGACGTTTCCAAGCGACAGCTATGAAATTCATACCCTGTATCTGGATACTTCATCTCTAGATATTTATCGCAAGACCGGGGTGGCAGGCTTAACCAAGCATCGACTACGGTGCTATGGCAATGAGAGCAATATCTGGGTGGAAACCAAACGTAAAAAAAACAATATCGTCCTGAAAAAACGCTCGACAATCTCTGCTGAAGAACTGGAATTCATTCATCAGCCTCACTCAGCAGAGTCACTCTGGACCGGTGCCTGGTTTCAACAACGGGTGCTTCAAAAAAACTTACAACCCACTGCCCTGGTTCACTACCAGCGATTTGCCCAAACGGCCCGTCATCAGAATCGAACGATTCGTTTAACAATTGACAGCCAGCTCACTGGTTGCAGAAGCAGTCTCTGGGAGGTTCCCAATCGTGCCCCCAGGTGGACCAGCCTGTCGCCGGAGATAGAAATACTGGAACTCAAATTTCACAATGTTCTGCCTCCCCTTTTCAAAAAACTGCTGCTTGAATTTCCTATACTCTCAACCGGCTTCTCAAAATATCGTACGGTGATGGCAGCCAGCGAATGCATTGCCAGTCAGCCTGCCTCACTCTGA
- a CDS encoding serine/threonine protein kinase has protein sequence MLQNEDSLANTFVYHKSDSEDSRVIEISREYLALLEAGKTPDKAKFISRYPELSEIVEECLEGIDLAHSLSQHLSPQLSEMMAKPLGDFKIVREVGRGGMATVYEATQLSLGRRVALKVLPFAAALDECQRQRFQIESHAAANLHHTNIVPVYAVGSERGMHYYAMQLIEGESLSEWVIRQKQELTGEHAAHQRPEEAAGSDTGTQTDSTEIVNPSVSHTDHRAARSWYQTIAKIIAQIAEALDYAHSSGVIHRDIKPANLLIDIKGNAWITDFGLAQVSASSSVTRTGDLLGTLRYMSPEQLSGKRALIDQRTDIYSLGATLYELLCLQPVFSASARQQLLHDILYDEPKPLRQVNRSIPIELETIVMKSLSKLPAERYQTAAELADDLHRFLDERPILARRPTLVDHTRKWLRRHPSVVVSSFIVLLLGLVGVSFAMAAISQEEHNTRQALTREQQRAQEAEQRLQLAQRAADDMIALAEFELSDNPFDESLRKKLLESALAHYQAMMKEQQDNPAALEKLKETRDRIEQILTELIVLQSDRETHILRQPDVLNDLKVTEEQKSKITELFDWRQSQIRQAVESIRGQPKSQNERKSQTIRKRMIQDAKDTTAAINQILTRKQLERLKQLTLQIQGSRALHETEVINILNLTNEQRLAMRAIESEYQFRRRPPRAGQRSGPAGKRSFSGENPPQSEQPEEKRIDGSQYRPPGGRARENDSDQLKQILSLLTPQQLQQWNEMTGAPFSGDIDDARRPLGPK, from the coding sequence GTGTTACAAAACGAAGATAGTCTGGCGAACACATTTGTGTATCACAAATCTGATAGTGAAGATTCCCGTGTGATTGAGATCTCCCGTGAATACCTGGCATTACTTGAAGCTGGAAAAACTCCCGACAAAGCGAAGTTTATCAGCCGCTATCCCGAATTGTCAGAAATAGTCGAGGAGTGCCTGGAAGGAATCGATCTGGCGCATTCACTGTCTCAACATCTCTCTCCGCAACTTTCCGAGATGATGGCCAAACCGCTGGGTGATTTCAAAATTGTTCGTGAAGTTGGGCGCGGAGGAATGGCCACCGTTTATGAAGCAACACAATTGTCGTTAGGACGTCGAGTGGCATTGAAAGTACTGCCATTTGCAGCGGCCCTGGATGAATGTCAGAGACAGCGTTTTCAGATTGAATCCCACGCGGCTGCCAATTTGCATCATACGAACATCGTTCCTGTTTACGCTGTGGGCAGCGAACGAGGTATGCATTATTACGCGATGCAGTTGATTGAAGGGGAATCGTTGTCGGAATGGGTGATTCGACAGAAGCAGGAACTGACGGGAGAACATGCCGCGCATCAACGTCCAGAAGAAGCGGCCGGTTCTGATACAGGTACTCAGACAGATTCGACTGAGATCGTGAATCCGTCTGTATCTCATACGGATCATCGAGCTGCGCGCAGCTGGTATCAGACCATCGCGAAAATTATTGCGCAAATCGCAGAAGCCCTGGATTATGCGCATTCATCGGGAGTCATTCACCGTGATATTAAGCCAGCGAACTTGCTGATTGATATCAAAGGGAATGCCTGGATCACGGACTTTGGTCTGGCCCAGGTGTCGGCCAGTTCCAGTGTGACGCGAACCGGTGACCTGTTAGGCACACTGCGCTATATGAGCCCGGAACAGTTGAGTGGAAAACGTGCATTGATCGATCAACGGACCGACATTTATTCGCTGGGTGCGACACTCTACGAATTACTCTGTCTACAGCCCGTGTTTTCAGCCAGTGCCAGGCAGCAATTACTGCATGACATTCTATATGATGAACCCAAACCGTTGCGGCAGGTGAACCGATCCATTCCGATCGAACTGGAAACGATCGTCATGAAATCGTTGTCGAAACTGCCAGCAGAACGATATCAGACGGCAGCCGAGTTGGCGGATGACTTGCATCGGTTTCTGGATGAACGACCCATTTTGGCGCGCCGACCTACGCTGGTCGATCATACTCGTAAATGGCTCAGGCGGCATCCTTCGGTCGTTGTTTCATCTTTCATTGTTTTATTACTCGGCCTGGTGGGGGTCTCGTTTGCCATGGCAGCCATTTCTCAGGAAGAACATAATACGCGACAGGCGCTGACACGAGAGCAACAACGGGCTCAAGAGGCAGAGCAAAGACTCCAGTTAGCGCAGCGCGCCGCCGATGACATGATTGCATTGGCGGAATTTGAATTATCTGATAACCCTTTTGATGAAAGTCTACGTAAAAAATTACTGGAATCGGCTTTGGCGCATTACCAGGCAATGATGAAAGAGCAACAGGATAATCCAGCGGCGCTGGAGAAACTCAAAGAGACGCGCGATCGAATAGAGCAGATTTTAACGGAACTCATTGTTTTACAATCAGACCGGGAAACACATATTTTACGTCAACCAGATGTGCTGAACGATTTAAAGGTGACTGAAGAACAAAAAAGCAAAATTACAGAGCTGTTTGACTGGCGACAATCACAAATTCGACAGGCGGTTGAATCTATCCGAGGTCAGCCAAAAAGCCAAAATGAACGAAAGAGCCAGACCATTCGCAAACGAATGATTCAGGATGCTAAAGATACGACAGCAGCAATCAATCAGATCTTGACCAGGAAGCAACTGGAACGCTTAAAACAATTAACACTTCAGATCCAGGGATCACGTGCATTACATGAAACAGAAGTCATCAACATATTGAATCTGACGAATGAGCAGCGGCTTGCAATGCGTGCGATCGAGTCAGAGTACCAGTTTCGCAGGAGACCACCCCGCGCCGGACAAAGAAGTGGTCCCGCTGGCAAACGGTCGTTTTCGGGAGAGAATCCTCCGCAGTCGGAACAACCGGAGGAAAAAAGAATTGATGGTTCTCAGTATCGTCCACCAGGTGGTCGGGCTCGTGAAAATGATTCTGACCAGTTAAAACAGATTCTATCTCTACTTACCCCCCAACAGCTGCAGCAGTGGAACGAAATGACCGGTGCTCCCTTCAGTGGAGATATCGACGATGCGAGAAGACCCCTTGGCCCCAAGTAA
- a CDS encoding DUF4956 domain-containing protein yields MTDWFTNISVSSEPAVGVILVHLLLSWAAGCGVAYLARLHQKNVTDETLSVTLVLMCVLIAMATQIIGENVARAFSLVGALSIVRFRTAMQTTQDVAFVLFAVVIGMAIGAGQYWVATLGFIVIGAATHFQPSWSTFQTAEIMHPAGVMLLRMQIALGAENIWDEILSELCESYENTGAETIRKGSAFALEFHVILREHINADTVIMRLGRLEQIESVQIKRCRK; encoded by the coding sequence ATGACAGACTGGTTTACCAATATCAGCGTTTCCTCCGAACCGGCAGTCGGTGTGATTCTAGTACACCTGCTCCTCTCTTGGGCTGCCGGCTGTGGAGTCGCTTATCTGGCACGACTCCATCAGAAAAATGTGACTGATGAAACGCTTTCGGTAACACTGGTTCTGATGTGTGTCCTGATCGCGATGGCGACACAAATCATCGGCGAGAATGTGGCGCGGGCCTTCAGTCTGGTGGGAGCGCTCTCCATTGTACGATTCCGGACAGCGATGCAGACAACACAGGATGTCGCGTTTGTCCTGTTTGCCGTGGTAATCGGAATGGCCATCGGAGCCGGTCAATACTGGGTAGCAACTCTGGGATTCATTGTCATCGGAGCCGCCACTCATTTCCAGCCATCCTGGTCCACCTTCCAGACCGCGGAAATCATGCATCCTGCGGGAGTCATGTTACTCCGCATGCAGATTGCGTTGGGGGCGGAAAATATCTGGGATGAAATCCTGTCAGAACTTTGTGAATCGTATGAAAATACAGGCGCAGAAACGATTCGTAAGGGAAGTGCCTTTGCTTTAGAATTTCACGTCATTCTGCGTGAACACATCAATGCAGACACGGTCATTATGCGTCTGGGACGGCTCGAACAAATTGAATCAGTCCAAATCAAACGTTGCCGAAAATAG
- a CDS encoding DUF1501 domain-containing protein produces MKKQASLKLTNCEGVSRRNFVQAGLLGAGGLGLADLLKLKAEGAIHPKQQDTSVILFWLSGGPGHMETWDPKPEAPSDYRGPFQSIATSLDGVQFSELMPEQAKLAEHLAVLRTVNHGSGDHTKGNHWMLTGFEGPAFNAPDNRVQRRPSMGSAASFLRGANQAGMLPYVGVPHLRGGTDNLFHYSSYIGGGSNPFIVNSDPNTSSFSVKNLTLAKNLTLDRLKNRRELLGSLDVLPRDHEKAFRDLDEHQQKAFELLASKGVRSAFDITAESDSLRDSYGRHTFGQSALLARRLIEHGATFVTVNCVPWDHHGSAGRYKTEEGARKLIPPLDAAIAGLVRDLMDRGLYEKTLVVAMGEFGRTPRINRYAGRDHWGRAFSVLMGCGGMKMGQIIGRSSSRGEDVVERPVGPQDVAATIYRHLGIDPQRVILRDRLDRPMPLLDTGEAVSELFG; encoded by the coding sequence ATGAAAAAACAAGCATCCCTGAAACTGACAAATTGCGAAGGAGTTTCGCGTCGTAATTTTGTGCAGGCTGGCTTACTGGGAGCCGGAGGCTTGGGGCTGGCCGATCTGCTCAAGCTCAAAGCCGAGGGGGCGATTCATCCGAAGCAGCAGGATACCAGCGTCATTCTGTTCTGGTTAAGTGGTGGACCCGGTCATATGGAGACCTGGGATCCCAAACCGGAAGCGCCCTCTGATTATCGGGGGCCATTCCAATCCATCGCGACCAGTCTCGATGGCGTTCAATTCAGTGAATTGATGCCGGAGCAGGCAAAGCTGGCCGAGCACCTCGCCGTCTTGCGAACGGTCAATCACGGTTCTGGTGATCATACCAAAGGGAATCACTGGATGCTCACCGGCTTTGAAGGCCCTGCATTCAATGCCCCCGATAACCGTGTGCAAAGGCGTCCCTCGATGGGTTCCGCGGCTTCCTTTTTGCGCGGTGCAAATCAGGCGGGAATGCTACCTTATGTCGGGGTGCCGCATTTACGAGGGGGAACCGACAATCTGTTTCATTATTCCTCCTATATCGGAGGTGGCAGCAATCCGTTTATTGTCAATTCCGATCCGAATACCAGCAGCTTCAGTGTCAAAAATCTCACGTTAGCAAAAAACTTGACATTAGACAGATTGAAGAATCGTCGGGAACTCTTGGGCTCACTCGATGTGTTGCCACGCGATCATGAAAAAGCATTCCGCGATCTGGATGAGCATCAGCAGAAAGCATTTGAGTTGCTCGCTTCAAAAGGTGTTCGATCTGCGTTCGACATCACAGCAGAATCGGATTCCCTGCGTGACAGTTACGGCCGACATACTTTCGGTCAAAGCGCTTTATTGGCTCGAAGACTGATTGAACATGGCGCGACATTTGTTACCGTTAACTGTGTGCCGTGGGACCATCATGGTTCTGCAGGTCGGTATAAAACCGAAGAGGGAGCACGCAAACTGATTCCCCCGCTTGATGCAGCGATCGCAGGTCTCGTCCGCGATTTAATGGACCGCGGCTTGTACGAGAAAACGCTGGTTGTGGCGATGGGCGAATTCGGTCGTACCCCACGCATAAATCGCTATGCCGGCCGTGATCACTGGGGCCGAGCATTTAGTGTGCTGATGGGTTGCGGAGGCATGAAGATGGGGCAGATCATTGGTCGGTCCAGTAGCCGTGGTGAAGATGTCGTGGAACGTCCTGTCGGTCCACAAGACGTCGCAGCAACCATTTATCGACATTTGGGAATCGATCCCCAACGTGTGATCTTGCGTGATCGTCTGGACCGCCCGATGCCTTTGCTCGATACCGGCGAAGCCGTTTCCGAATTGTTCGGCTGA